Below is a genomic region from Henckelia pumila isolate YLH828 chromosome 3, ASM3356847v2, whole genome shotgun sequence.
CCactgaaattttgattttgaatgTGATcaattttgtttcagtggagttaTATATCGATGAGAAgttaaatttggaaatattgGGCAAATAAATTCAGGTCTTGATTATATCCAAAATCGGGAGATTTATTAcctaatttaaatcaaatttgttACCGTTTTGGAGTGTTACCATTAGGAattttgttaccgttggggccTACTGTAAATCCGAGTGAGAGTAGAAAAGATTGTGTTTTAATATATATTGGGTGCTTATCTATTCTTAGAACTATATTCTTCCTGCCTTCGTGTTCCCTCTACTCACTCACCACCTCTGTTTTCATTTGCCCTAATATTGTCTCTGATTTTATTTACAATCAAATGGCAGGAAAGGGTAATGATTCTCATGATATTCGCTCCGAGATGGGTTTTACAGAGGATGCTGCTCAAGGTGTGACAACACCTCCGTCACCACACCCTGTTATCGAGCAAGACATGGTTCCGGTTGCTGAGGAACCTGTTCCTCTGGATTTGATTGCTCTAGGAGAGCTTGATAATGAAATAGATGTGGAGAATCTACCGGATATTTCTACAATCAACAAGGTGTTTCCACCGAAACCCCTGACTCGCCGATCCAAACGACAAGCCGGATACAATTCTGACTACATTGCTTCGAAGAGATACCGTGGGAAGGATCAACCATCAAGACCTTCTCTGGTGAACACATAATACTCTTCTGGAGATGCTAGTTCTGATGAATATTTCAAGCTTGTTCCACGCAAAAGGGGAAAGTCTAGCGGACAGGGACCATATGTTAATGTCATCCCAGTCCCATTTGTCACAGAAGATCTATCAAAGGGGGATTCTTCTTCTGATGTTGATTCAACTGAGTCAGAGACTCAATCTCCTGTTGCTGCTACAAAAGATGCATTTGCATCTGTTCCTATTGTTGAGAAGCCATCCACCACTACTCCTCTTGTTTTTTCAGATGATGAGGAAGCGTCTATAGCCAAATTCATGGCTGGTTTGAAGCAGGAAAAAGTATAGAAATCAGTTGTAAACTCTCACGAATCCGATGATGAACCTGACGAGGAGATGCTACAAGAGTATGCTGACAATCGTCCCAATCAATCTGATAGCTCCAGCTCTGATTCAAGTAAGGACTTAGATGCTGAGAATGAGTTGGAAGAAGAGTCAAACACTAATGACTCTGAGGAGGATGTTAAGGAAGGTGTTGCTAACACCTTGGACAAAACCTTAGGTGAAGACTACCGGGTAAACGAGTCTTACTCATCCTCGTTTTATTCTAAGGATATTTCAGATACTGGGAACATTATGCCAATAGTGAATTCCTTGAAGAACATAATATTTATCTGGAGAGTTTTGGAACTCAGAATATGGTTCATTTTTTTAAGGTAAGAAATATGCTTGCTACTGTCACTACTGCTGCTCCGTATTGTAGGGAACTTGTGCTGGAATTCTACTGTAATCTTACTGAAGCAGTGAAGGATCCAAGATTTGTGAAGTATGGGAAAGTGTACGTGAGAGGACAGATCTTTCAATTTAGTCATGCAGTTATTAATGGCTTTCTGCGGACATCTTCTACTGATGATGTTGTCTTACCTTCCTTGGATGAGATGACCTCCGCCATTACAGGTGGTCAAGTCACAACATTCCCTGCTCATCCTAAGAGGCTCCCAGCTGCCAAGCTCACATCTCTATACTCTGTCTTGCACAAGACTTCAGTGAAGACCTGGACTCCCTCTGGGAACTCTACTCATGTCGTCACTAAACATCAAGCACCAGTATTGTATGCCATTGGAACAGGAGTTAATTTTAACTATGGCCGACTGGTGTTTGACACAGTTATGGCATTTGCTGATTTTGCTCAGCCTACACTCAAGCTTTCATATCCTTCCTTGATCTATTCTATGATGATATCTCAAAAaattgagaaggatgatgatgaatCCCTCACTGAGCCTGGAGAAGATTTGAAGATTGCACCTGCATTACTTAGAGGAAATAAGAAGTTGGATCTTCCTTGGTTAGAAATAGGTGCTGTTGAAGATGTTGtggcagatgttgccaacaaCCCCCCCTGCCAGTGTCATATTTGTTCCACCCTCCACAGCTCAATCCGTGGATACAACTTTCATTAACGCTCAACTACTGCATGCTGAGCGGAAGATCAATCAAGCCAAAGCAGATCTTGCCTACTATGAGGCATTGAAAGTTCACTACCACAGCCTCCTTGGAGTAGGTACCTCTTCTGGACAAAAAAGGGGGAGAAGGTGAAGCTGAACACGGAGAACGAGAAACTGCTGTTACTGATGATGATGGCTCCTCAGAGAGAAATCAATTCTAGATTGGTTTAGTTGGTTTAGTTTTGGTTATTTGTTTCTGTTTTGggtctttattgttgtttgaTAAGTTGTCTTGCTCTAATCCTAATCAAAACTATTTTCCGTACTTGTGCTCTGATGTGTTATTTGTTTCTCTTTTTATACATGATTGATGATCTGAATTGTTGtagctagatgttgccaacatcttgtGACAACACATCTGCTTGTAATTAGGGGAAGAATTCGTTCTTATGTTCAGGGGGAGTTTTCATAAAGAGGGAGTTGAtttgttttgaattaaatgtgttttgtccagaaaggcaaaaatggGAGATTGAAGGGAATATTTATTTCTAAAATCCCTTAaagttttaaaagatttatttgAGTATTTTGCCTTTCTTGAACTTGAAGTATCTTAGAGatagaatttaatattttcttatttaagtagatttgagatattattgactttatcataatatttaacTATATCATATCTTATTGATTTATTTCTCAATctttgtagatttgatatgatcaaatctagAGGAATCCTACATCTACAAGGAAACATTGTGAAGAAGATCCTTTGGCCTTATTTAAGAAGATGGATGTATACTTTGAGAATGATTATTCACGACAAGAGTTTTAGAAAGCTTCTAACGTGCAACTTGAgagaattttgaaaatattttgaagctcGATACGGTCGTGGTTTACTTGTTCGACATGTGAAGAATTTGAAAGCATTGAAGAATTGGATCGTTGTTGTTGCTCTTGGTGTTTAGTCGACAAGGATTCAACTCCTTATTATgattttctttattctatcttgcataaaatttttaggagttgtttttattctttattttcacttatgtttttgagaaaattgagttTGACAATAATtaactagttttagggttttgtaAACTGTTTGaatattttctagtgaaagttttgcttTGAGGcattgcaagagtattttatactcttgtttaaatttttgagtttatttattggttgcttgtttattttattcacgtttTTATAATTTTCGTTGCATATTATTTGAGGTGTTATTAAAGGTGTTGTTAACACCTGGTGACAACACCTAAATTTGTGTATGTGCAAACAATTATCCCTTACACCAAGGTATAAAGCATGTAatgcactacaagaaaaacgccgATTAAAGATCACAAATCGATCGCAAAAGAGAAAATTGAAAGACACAATGTTCTTACATCATTAGCTAATTAGAGATCGAATCATTGTGACCGAAGTTTGAAATTGGTCGTAAAAAatataacacttaattaaaagaactaatcaatttaaaataaaatatgataatttCGATCTcaaccaaataaaattattgtcacgtgcaacgcacgtgcaATTTTCTAGTTTTATAAAGGTGGGTagcattttcaaattttaaaaacattaaaaaaaattggatatcatttttgataaataaaaaaaatgacccAAAAAAAAAGTGAGTCATGCCAATATAGTAACCCCATCTCACACTTATATACTTTATATCCCAAGCACGCATTATGCTTGTACTACCGTGTTATTTCAACAATTTTTTGTAATTAGTTTCTCGAACGAATATAATTTCgtagttaaaataaaaaaatattaaataaaataagatgaATGTATATATATCCTTAACCAAATAAAACTTCCAATGTTTTGAACTTTAGTTTGTTTGTTGCATTGTTTGAGCTTAATATCATATTGCATTCACATCTGAATCCAGGCTTGTTCGATGCTACGCCTGCAGCAGTGCATGTAAGGGTAATCCAATGGCCTATTTGTTTTCACCCTTAGATTCCGTGCAGACAATGACTGCATGGAGTAACATCGAACCCACTCTGAATCCAAATCCAAAAAAGGGAAAAGTAAAAGTATAACCGAACCCACCTAGGCTAGCACCCGATTCCTCCGTGCATATTGCTTTTACCAAGTTGGTGACATAATCAATTGGAAAAACAAGAAATGCAAATTCCAACATACTACTCTCCTCATTTCATCTCTTTCTCTTCAAGTAAATCTTGCTAGCTCTCCATGAAACCTTCCCTCCTCCGTAAGACCGCCGCTACGACGTAGTGTGCTTTGTATACTATAGTGCTTAAGCTTCAAAATATCATCTTGTTATTTGACCTGGGAAGGGCCAATCAAGAATCTGCCCCAACTTTAGGATGCGATGCTATCACCTCTTCATAGGACTTCTACTTCCTTTTCCGAGTCGATCAAGAATTCATCTAATGAGGCAAGATATTTCAGCTGACGATCAAGAGAAGCAATAGTGTTTTGACAATCGGCAAATTTGCTAGCAGCCACCTCCAATTCTTTATCCTGAAACCAACATCAGTAGCCACAGTTACAATGTAGAAGATGGAATTGGATCTGAAAGCTTGTATGGCGCGGAATTTGCATTTAAGGCGCATACATAATAAAAAGATGGGCAAAAAACTAACCTGATTGATTCTGAACTCCTCCACTATGGCTAACCTCTGAAGCTTAGACCCCAATTCCATTCTTGACATCTCACTTTCCAGTTTCTTGCACTTTGAAATTGAATCACTCGATTTTCTTTCCACTTCCACCTCTTTCTCCAAGGAAAAGTTCCTCGAACGCAAGGTTTCTTGCTCAAGTTTCACAGCTTTGAGTTGCGACTCCGCTCCTGCGTTCCTTATGTTGGCACTCTCAAGTTCAGCCAAAGCTAACCTCTTTGCTTGATTTGAATCAATCAACTGGTTTCGAACTTGTAACACATCTACCTTTGCTTCATCTAGCTCAAGTTTCACAACTTTGAGTTGTGACTCTGCTTCTGCTTTCCTTATGTCAGCACTCTCAAGTTCTGCCAAAACTAACCTCTTTGCttgatttaaatcaattaactGGTTTCGAACTTGTAACGCATCTACCTTTGCTTCATCTAAAAGCTTTGTTGAGTTCTTCAGCTTTTCTTTCAAAATGGCAACTTCTTTCTGTACAGCTCTCTTTTCTTGATTAGCCACAGTCAGCTGAGCACCCATGTCCACCAGCTTCTCCTCCATCTGCTTGAGTCGATCTTCGGACTTCTTAAGCTGGATCTGGCACTCGGTCAGAGCCATCTCCAGATTTATTTTCTCAGAACCCATTTTTTCAAATCTCTCTTCCAGTTCAGCCGTCCAATGAATCATAGCTTCCAGTTCATTTCTCATACGATCTTCCCTATCATTGACCACTGTGCAAGGGGCAACGCTCTGTGTCTCCGGTAATGCTACTATCCTCTCCATCTCAAGAAAATCATTCATGAGATCAATCTCAACAGAAGGATTTACAAGACTTCTTCCCAGAGTTCTTTCATTATAAATGTGTCCCACCTCTAAAGCCGATCCCCAAGTATTTTTTTGGCGCGAGTCATCATAAATCGACTCCAATCCATCCATTTTGGAGCTTCCGTTTTCATAAACCAGTAACCTCTCTCCACCATCTGACAGACTATCCGTCAGGGATTCGGCATAAACTGATGAAGCGGTAAGTGACCTGTGATCTTTAGCCAATGTCGATCTCTGAGCCACAACCTTCAGCTTCCGGCATTCAGCTTCAAGCTTGGAGACCTTTTTGATACTTTCAAGATGTTGTTTGCTGGCAGATTCAGCAGCCAAGGCGCTCAGATCTCTCTCAGAAGTTCTTAGCTCCAATTCTTTGTCCTTCGAAAACAGAGTGAGCTTAAGGATTGAGTTCTCCTTTTCCGCGGCCTCAAGCTTGGAGCATGCATCTGTTTTAGCATTTTGAAGTTCAGAATGGAGCTCCACAATCTGGTTTTCGAGTTCAGATCGTGTCAATTCCCATTCACGACTTTTCTTGGCTATAGCATCATAAATATTCTCTTCTTGGTCTTCCCTAGCTTGTCGAAGCTGTCTCAAACACTCTTTAAGAGCTCCATCAACATGACCATTACGTTCTTCAAGGACCACATTCTTCTGATTTAAGACCTCATTTTGTTTCTTCAGAATTAATACTTCATTCTCAGCCCTTTCCCATCCTGGAGTTCAAGCTCAAATTTTGTTTGATGTCAGAATCAGATATATTAATTATGCTTAATAAGTCTCTCCCAATAAAAAACAGACACACTACACAAGTTGTTTCAGTAGAAAATACACAACAGGAGCAAAAAAAAGCACAAGAGGATACCTGTAACAGCTTCCTCTGCAACTTTGGCATGCTGATTAACCAAATCTTCCTTGGAGCGAAGATCAAGAAGAGCTTCAGATAGTTTCTCTGATTGAGTCTTCAAACTTTCATCCTGTTCTTCATCACCAGGTACGGCTTTAGAAGTTACCTCGGGTGATCGAATGTTATGGTTTGACAATGTCTGTATGGAAATCAACCATCCATTAGTCAGTCATCCAAGTCCATCCAACTATCCTCCGTAACAAGAAACTTCATATTCTTGTAGCGGAGAGGAAAGAAAAAGGTAAAGCCCACACGAAAATATTGCTTGCAATTAATTTAGTTACAGAACAAAGTCATTCTCAACTGCTATAGAGCTGATGTAGAGTTAAACTTCACATAGACATTTAATATTTACAAATACTTGTTCAAAACAATAAAGGATAATTACCCTAATAACTCTTAATCTAAAAATGGTTTCGTATTCGCATACATTAGAATTAAATTAGAATACAAATAATCTGTGATTTTGTTGAAACGAAAACCTTTCTTTAGCTTGGGAAACAATTCCAATTACCATGCTAATCGTGAAAGAATTGTGAAATTGTTTCCCCAGTAAGTTTCAGGTAACTTCAGACATAATCATCTAAGCTTCACAGATTGGCGTCATAAAATGATTGAAGGTGGAGAATTAGGAAGTAACATTCTTCCTCTCGGAGGCTTATGCATGTCTATATAAAACCGTCGGCCCAACTCTCTATTTAATTCAAGAAAGACAATGTCATCAACTAAATGAAGAAGCTGACGAACTAGAGCAAAAACCCATTACTCgggttttaatttaaaaaaataatttcttggGTTTTTTCACGGACATGCATAACCACGATTCACTAGGAATCACACATATTGGTGATCAAAACAATAGGAATCAATGCACGTGTTAATAATTGAAGGTGGATACCAATAATGGAAGTATGAAGAAAACCTTTTCAGAGAAGAAAAGCAAGAAGCAGTCATTTGTGGTCCACCTAAAGTGTGCATCCACACCATGTGGTCCATTTTAATATGAGCGGAGTGTCTGCCATAAACAAGATTAATGGCCGTTGATTCTTCATTCGAAAATGAGTATTTGTTCAAAATGAATTATCATCAAACTCCAAACTTGAACAAATCATTCAAGGACAGAACCAAAAACAAGATAGTTAACAAGTACTCATTTGTTGGCATCTGCTACTACCTCAAGGTCTTCAGAGTAAATTAATGTTGGCCAAATTTTGGGATTCAAGTTCTTgaattggattttttttttttaaaatgcgcAATTGGCAGTTAAAACGAAACTAAAACTCAATAAAACAGATAAAAGTATACCAATCTGTGATATAAACAGAATTCCTAGTTTCCACTCGGAGCCCAAAATAAAGATCAAACACATAGTTACACCTTAGGTTCTGAGCAATGTTGGATCCTTTGGATCCCCGATGAACCAACTCGGAGTCAGTATGCGGATTCAGGATACACAAATATATGCCAACATACAGAAGAAATTAACCTGATCATCTGAGAATCTTTCTGAATGAGATGACAATGATCCAGAGCTCTCTGTTTCACCGCTGGGACTTCTTTCTGAAGACTTTCTCCGCCACATCCAATTTCTTCGGTCCATCTCACAAACACACCGACTTTACACTCTTATTTGACAAACTTCCTCTTCAATTTCAACCTCTATTTAGCCACCACAAATCGAAACCAGTTCCATATCTACATTGGACACCATCCAGTCCAAGGTTCACAAAACTCCCATCTATGAACCCAACTCAGTTCTCTTCAATTTCACCCATTGAAACACCATAAGAAAATGCACGTCAGAAACcaagaaaaaagaaaacatCAACCACCAAGTTAAATCGATTAACTGATCAGAATATGAATCAAGCCAGCTGGAATTCAGCTCAGGATATCTATCTATAAatctatatataaattaataaaagagGGATAACTTCTTTTTTTTCCCAGAGTACTATAAAGGATGATAAAGCCACGATAAAATTTCCAGGAGGAAATCAAAGTTTGACGCCTTAACCAACGTACCCCCAACAAAAAATCTGGAATGTTACCACTCAAATTTTGGAATACGACATGATTTGAGATGTAAACCAATTCTGACAACAAATCCATTTATTGATATTTAAAGCACAATACACGGGACAAATACTATTGACGCGCAACTTTCAATTCCCCACCGCATCATCACACGCACAAAAACACATTATGGATAGTAAATGATGGAGATGAACAGTCGCTTGTTGGCACTGTCCCAATAAATATCTTCAAATAAGACCGAGAAATAAGGTTGACCCACACCAAATGGCGAACtttatattcaaaaaaaaaaaataaaaaataaattcactGAATAAAAGACCTGCAAAAGAATTAATGCAAGTTAGAAAAACAGAGCATCACCCCACTTGTAAAGCTCCTTTCTTGGCTCATTTGCACTCAAAATCAAACACACGGATGCatataattttgtaaaatcGAACACGATAACTCAAGAGAGAGAAATTATCTTTGAGTAAACGTGAAACTCACCGACAGCAAACCGCAGGAACGGAAGCAGAAGAATGTTGGTGTCATATATGAGTAGAAAACGATGCAGAAAACAAAAGCGGTCAATAATTTCTTGGGTTGTATATATTTGAATTTGTATAAATCATAAACTAAGTTTCTTGATTGATTTTTTAGCATGGGGATTGAGTGTGATTGGAGGTGGGGGGAGCGTGTTGATTGAAGAAAAAGACTTTTTTGGTTGAATTATTAATGGTTtttcttgaatattttcaaacgTAGATTGCGTTATTCTCGCGCCTGTTGAAGAACGTGAGATTTCGAGGCCTACACAGCACAGGAGAGTGGGAACCACGAACAAACTCTAGTAGCACTTGATTCATATTCATCTAATTTAGATCGGATGACAAAATATtccatttttatccaattaATGTTTGTTTTATATACGTATTTGAAAACTAACAATAAAATATATTGTTTCCATAATCTAGttaaatattttgttattttcattatatttcaaaatattgtAATATGATTTACTGCCGATCTAACACCAATTTTAACAAATATATTCCTCATAGAAAGAACGAAAACATGAGTCCTTATCCTAGTTAGTATATATCTCGCACTGTGTTACCCAAGCATTCATTCACATAGAAGGCACATTTGGAGATGCTACaccgaaaaaaatatttcattttttgttttCGTATAAGATGTCGCACGCAAACACCTTActgcaaaataaaaatacataaatccATCGTGCTTTACATTGAAATGTCACGCAAACATCTTATACTGTCGTACAAATTCAATGGAAGTACTTCTCCCATTATAATAACTAGCCATTTTGTTGCATGCATTGCGTGCTAATAATatgtttttataataaatttatattttaattaacattgtcaaataaaatactatatataaaaattgGTGAGAACATAAAAAAATAGTTAGCTGaaacaaagaagaaaaaaatcataattgagagaaaaaaatgaGATAGTGGAAAAAAGCGGTTCTGtgtatgtttttttaatttatatattattttaatgagCACACCAAAAAACTACATTAAATGGCTCTTACATAATATATAGGAACTTACATAATATATAGAAATAGATAATACAGCCACACCTCACATTGAACCCATTTAGGCTCCTAAAAAATGGCCTCAGTAGATTCTATTCATGTAATGGAAAGACATCAAAGAGTTACTTTTGGATTCACCATCTTGGTAGggttgcatgtattatatgctAATAAAAATTGGTTACGTCATGCACATACCCTACAAAATCCTTCATCTGCAGAATACAAAGATATGGGAAAAAGGTTGATGATTTCTCACAACCCCTTGATCTCGAAAATAACAATTAGGAACAGCCATGGATCTACAACGTAAGAAATATGAATTCATTACAGAAAGTGGGGAATTGTCGAAGTCCAACAACTAGAACATTACAATTCAAAATTTCTACAACTATCACGGTTCGTTCGGCCCTACCCCATGGGGTAGGTGGCAGCATGTGAGTGGTCCATTCATGTGGGACCCACATCAATTAATGTGGGATTTACATGAATTGGCCAATCTCATGCCTACACGTACCCCATGGGATAAAACCCATGGGGTAGGACCGAACAATCCAACTATCACCCCAGCATAACAGCATTGCCTCCAGCAGAGCTAAGAACTTTTGTCAGAGGGGAAAATGCGAAAACAGAAAATTTCAGGAGGCAAAATCATGTTTTTTAATACATAAACTATGTTTCACATTCTTATTCGACccaatttatattaaaatcctTCAGTTTCATCAGCCACTTTTGTGTATCTTGCGAAACAAAGGTTTTAGATGGCATCTTCTCCAGGCCATTTATATTATAAGATCCGAGAAATTCGGTCTTCTTTTCTTTGGAAAGAGCAGCTTGTCTGTTTGGGTGCCTCACCTTGAGCGACAGAAGGCGGGATACTTCATGAAGCCCTCCCCATTTTTCCAGTGCGCGAGCAATGTCATATCGTCCTACAAGAAACAGAAGTCACAGAACCATATTTTTCTGAATTAGCAACCTTAACAGCTCAAAAACAGTGTTCCTCCTAATATTCAGCTTAGATATGCATATAGGAACCGATTTAAGATTCAAGGGTAATCCTCAAGAAATTAAGATTCAAGACTACTCAAGGACGtgatatttatttatggttatcctgaaCAACACTCGTATACATAGACGTTTTTGCAAGTATTGTTCAGACAACTATGATATGTTGAATGAAGCTATCTCATAAGCATATCCATTCTTCAAACTTTCCTAGGAAATTAGTAGTCTTGATAAAAAAGAGGTGATGTTTTCAGTACCTGCACGTTCGAAGGATTTTCTACTGGGCATGAATGACAGATCCATACCCCAGTTTTTTTGGAACCGATTTATCTGTCATATAAATGAACCGTTATAGCCACAAATGTCCAAACTTTTCTGCATGTATCTTATCAAGGCATATACAAACGGATGTTGACATTAAATTACTCGATAGTGAGAAAAAACACATTGTACCACTTTTGAGAATGTTTTCAGTGGTATAATGCTTTTCAGAAGCCTAAACAACAACGAGAACAGTACAATAGAAAAGGTAAATCAAAACACataatacaaaacaaagaacTAATCACTAAcctcttcttccaaatgttcaAGATTGTCCCAGTACCCTTTTGGTTTTCGGTGTTTATAGGCAAGGGACAAGTTCATCAAGGAAGCAATTCTTCTAAACCCGCCCATGCGTGTAATTGCCTTCTCAATATCCACACGCCCTTCCACCCGTAGTTGCTTTCTCATGGGCATAAATCCTTCCTGCCCATGCTCAGAAATGAATTTCAAGAGCTCAGATTTAAGAACTTCAATGTCTGTCTGCAAGCCCAGAATCTTCGATCTTTGTCTTGATGAACTTGCACTGCTGCAATCAGAAAGCTTGGTAGGAATAGCATTAACATACGAGCTTTCATTACTTGGTGAAGTCGTCTGTTCCTCTATTTTACCGTCATGGTTGGACCCCTCCTGATCCTGTCTGACCTCCTTTTTTTCCACATAATTTCTAATGGCACATAAGTTTGAAGGAAGATCTTCATAAATGACCTACATCAttcgaaaatttttaaaagatgaTTCTTCCCGTAATAGTGCAGTATTCTACTTCGTCAGCCTTCCTGACAACAAGACTGGAGGATATACAATTTTTTCTGTTTCGGATATGTTCAAATTTAGTAGTACAAAAAATGCTACACAAGTATGTTATACATATTACATCAGCACAAAAACATAACAATTGCATGAAACTTCATATCTTTACTCAAAGCAATTTGTAAATGGAAAGGCATGGCATTGGCCCGAGGAATTAGATGAACATTCtatgcattcaaatataaatttatgatACTGTAATCATTCCTGTCTTGTTGGTCAAGAAGAATTCCAAACTCAAAAAACATTTGCTGATTTCCCCCACAATAGTCACTGTGTTAAAGATGCAGTTTTGCATTAATGAGAACACTAAACAAAACAAATGGATACAAACCTCTTCCATGATAGCTTCAGAGAGAAACGAGTTTTGATGCATTTTTGACTCAACTAAATACTTTAGCAGTGTGTGGTGACCTCCTAATTTCTCCAAGATCCATTTCCCTCGAAATGCATTAAAGTCTCCTTCAACCTGCTCAAAGCTGATTTCTTGCTCAAGATGCTCGCGCAAATCAAGAACAACACGTGCATGGAGAACCATGTAAAGCAAACCCTTGCATCCTTCCTGAGCCATAAAACA
It encodes:
- the LOC140890756 gene encoding filament-like plant protein 3 — encoded protein: MDRRNWMWRRKSSERSPSGETESSGSLSSHSERFSDDQTLSNHNIRSPEVTSKAVPGDEEQDESLKTQSEKLSEALLDLRSKEDLVNQHAKVAEEAVTGWERAENEVLILKKQNEVLNQKNVVLEERNGHVDGALKECLRQLRQAREDQEENIYDAIAKKSREWELTRSELENQIVELHSELQNAKTDACSKLEAAEKENSILKLTLFSKDKELELRTSERDLSALAAESASKQHLESIKKVSKLEAECRKLKVVAQRSTLAKDHRSLTASSVYAESLTDSLSDGGERLLVYENGSSKMDGLESIYDDSRQKNTWGSALEVGHIYNERTLGRSLVNPSVEIDLMNDFLEMERIVALPETQSVAPCTVVNDREDRMRNELEAMIHWTAELEERFEKMGSEKINLEMALTECQIQLKKSEDRLKQMEEKLVDMGAQLTVANQEKRAVQKEVAILKEKLKNSTKLLDEAKVDALQVRNQLIDLNQAKRLVLAELESADIRKAEAESQLKVVKLELDEAKVDVLQVRNQLIDSNQAKRLALAELESANIRNAGAESQLKAVKLEQETLRSRNFSLEKEVEVERKSSDSISKCKKLESEMSRMELGSKLQRLAIVEEFRINQDKELEVAASKFADCQNTIASLDRQLKYLASLDEFLIDSEKEVEVL